The Leguminivora glycinivorella isolate SPB_JAAS2020 chromosome 1, LegGlyc_1.1, whole genome shotgun sequence genome includes a region encoding these proteins:
- the LOC125231065 gene encoding TBC1 domain family member 23, giving the protein MEEDDSTWLIELESALLDGCSAHEINMLTKGKKIPESLRPDVWLLCLNCQDASNQLLLFDEIFDLTNQNELRDDVKKFVKSLGNDDDDKLSVISDIESIITFYCKSKSIQYTSNNGWIEILLPLLSLKLPRADTYNLFEKVINLYIPKGCTKNGVPFHILRLVLQYHDPELCSFLDTKRITPEQYCLPWLRSLFAGTCSLDVVLFMWDLYFQRSDPFFIFFLCLIMIINSREQLLQMKNEDKSEIIETLSRMPADLEAPDVSDFCSLAHYYSLKTPVSFRDDVLDVLFSTNGLEINSKLYSQALCLPVAVHELIESATVDASDIDSVKYFLVDCRPAEQYNAGHLSTAFHLDCNLMLQEPNAFNTAVQGLLNAQRQALAAGSLAAGEHLCFVGSGRTEEDSYAHMVIASFLKRNTKYISMLDGGFVAIHDYFGPHMTDCLEEHNPASCLVCAPQNNNDGVESHQSNTRDNAPAIQLFSKLSSAMKAKSQEVKGKLIEYIVNPNATGATGEWHVSASDRKEQRYRNVPPVFSINDEDDDSRSDSRKDLADSDMLEETVDLNTFLKEHNVVDNFLCQEVLLNGYMYDSCLVVTETHLIVLRDIPNKRGMYKVLSRRPLSTIVKITAKKRHPELITFKYGVPDGDNLLIKDMDRFLIPNASLATKVVSNQIVQQLDNK; this is encoded by the exons ATGGAAGAAGACGACAGTACTTG GTTGATTGAACTGGAATCGGCGCTTCTCGATGGTTGCTCTGCTCACGAAATAAACATGCTCACAAAAGGTAAAAAGATTCCAGAAAGCCTGCGTCCTGACGTTTGGCTCCTCTGTCTCAATTGCCAAGATGCTAGCAACCAGCTGTTGCTCTTCGATGAAATCTTTGATTTGACCAATCAGAACGAACTGAGAGATGATGTGAAGAAGTTTGTAAAAAGTCTgggtaatgatgatgatgataaactcTCAGTCATTTCTGACATTGAATCAATTATCACATTTTACTGCAAGTCCAAATCCATTCAATACACGTCTAATAATGGATGGATTGAAATTTTATTGCCATTGTTGAGTTTAAAATTACCAAGGGCAGATACATACAATTTGTTTGAAAAAGTAATAAACCTATACATTCCAAAAGGCTGTACTAAAAATGGTGTACCATTTCATATACTGCGGTTGGTTCTACAATATCATGACCCAGAGCTGTGTTCGTTCTTGGACACCAAGAGGATAACTCCAGAGCAGTACTGCTTGCCGTGGCTCAGGTCTCTCTTTGCTGGAACATGCAGTTTGGATGTTGTTCTCTTCATGTGGGACTTGTACTTTCAGAGATCTGATCCCTTCTTCATTTTCTTTCTCTGtttaataatgataataaacTCTAGAGAACAACTGCTCCAAATGAAGAATGAAGACAAATCTGAAATAATTGAAACTCTGAGCAGAATGCCGGCTGATTTGGAAGCACCTGATGTTTCAGATTTTTGCTCATTAGCTCATTATTATTCCTTAAAAACACCAGTTTCATTCCGAGATGATGTCCTAGATGTTTTGTTTTCAACAAATGGCCTCGAGATTAACTCTAAACTTTATTCTCAAGCCCTCTGTCTTCCTGTAGCGGTCCATGAACTAATAGAGAGTGCCACCGTAGATGCATCAGACATAGATAGTGTTAAGTACTTCTTGGTTGATTGCCGGCCAGCAGAGCAGTACAATGCCGGGCACTTGTCTACTGCCTTCCATTTAGATTGCAATCTCATGCTCCAAGAACCAAATGCATTTAATACTGCAGTACAAGGCTTACTCAATGCCCAGCGACAGGCGTTGGCTGCTGGATCATTGGCAGCCGGTGAACATCTATGTTTTGTTGGTTCTGGTAGGACAGAGGAGGACAGCTATGCACACATGGTTATAGCATCATTCTTAAAAAGGAATACCAAATATATCTCAATGCTGGATGGTGGATTTGTAGCCATACATGACTACTTCGGTCCCCACATGACAGATTGCTTGGAAGAACACAATCCAGCCTCATGCTTAGTCTGTGCCCCGCAAAATAACAATGACGGAGTTGAATCACACCAAAGTAACACAAGAGACAATGCACCGGCCATACAGTTGTTTAGCAAACTTTCATCAGCGATGAAGGCTAAAAGTCAAGAAGTGAAAGGCAAGTTGATAGAATATATTGTGAATCCAAATGCTACTGGGGCTACTGGGGAATGGCACGTTTCCGCCAGCGACAGGAAAGAGCAGAGATACCGTAATGTTCCGCCAGTGTTCAGTATTAATGACGAAGACGATGATTCTCGTTCAGATTCCAGAAAGGACCTGGCAGACTCAGATATGTTGGAAGAAACCGTGGATCTTAACACATTCCTAAAAGAGCACAATGTCGTCGACAATTTCTTGTGTCAAGAGGTGCTACTCAATGGTTACATGTATGACTCCTGCCTAGTTGTTACCGAGACACATTTAATAGTTCTGCGGGACATTCCAAACAAGCGGGGCATGTACAAGGTGTTGTCTCGAAGGCCGCTCTCGACCATAGTGAAGATAACGGCAAAAAAGCGGCACCCAGAACTGATCACATTCAAGTACGGCGTGCCCGACGGAGATAACTTGCTAATTAAGGATATGGATCGTTTTTTGATACCCAACGCGTCGCTGGCGACTAAAGTGGTCTCCAACCAGATAGTGCAACAGCTGGACAACAAATAA
- the LOC125231152 gene encoding UDP-galactose transporter senju isoform X2: protein MKELQNLFPNKEGFITFALYIILFVFQGVFVTASKNAHGGYSYNTTLVVFLTELLKLVASATLYSYRRNDKPHIFRAVALNYKLLLLYFIPSLLYCFYNNLAFVNLSHYDPTSYYILLQFRVVLTAILFQCLFQRKLTLMQWVSLGILTLGCILKNFDAASVQSKTADASLWSHVFNIYFLSINFQNFCSCLAGTYNEYLLKKQGASVDIFLQNVFMYLDSVICNFFILMLKGELGTVFDDFSSLANIFVILIIVNSAVVGIVTSFFLKNLNSILKTYASALELIITAVVCYLLFNILITWGTVISICLVSIAVGMYMKNPVNNAIIDESAKGKDQKPLLEEV, encoded by the exons ATGAAAGAACTCCAAAATCTATTCCCTAATAAAGAGGGATTTATTACATTTGCTctgtacataatattatttgtatttCAAG GTGTGTTCGTGACTGCATCTAAGAACGCGCATGGAGGATATTCATATAATACGACTCTGGTGGTGTTTCTTACTGAGCTGTTAAAACTTGTGGCTTCCGCTACACTCTACTCATATAGACGAAA TGACAAGCCCCACATTTTCCGAGCAGTGGCCTTGAACTACAAGCTCCTGTTGTTGTACTTCATCCCCTCGCTACTGTACTGCTTCTACAACAACTTGGCCTTCGTGAACCTCTCGCACTACGACCCGACATCCTACTACATACTGCTGCAGTTCCGGGTCGTGCTCACTGCTATACTATTTCAG TGTCTCTTCCAAAGGAAGCTGACATTAATGCAATGGGTCTCCCTTGGCATCCTGACCCTCGGCTGCATACTCAAGAACTTCGACGCCGCCTCCGTCCAGTCCAAGACCGCAGATGCCAGCCTCTGGTCGCACGTATTCAACATATACTTCCTATCCATCAACTTCCAGAACTTCTGCTCATGCCTAGCCGGCACTTACAACGAATACCTTCTCAAGAAACAAGGCGCCAGCGTAGACATATTCTTACAAAATGTATTCATGTATCTAGACTCCGTTATCTGTAATTTCTTCATACTTATGCTTAAAGGCGAACTAGGAACTGTCTTTGACGATTTCAGCTCGTTAGCGAATATTTTTGTGATACTTATTATTGTAAATAGTGCCGTTGTAGGTATAGTGACTAGCTTTTTCTTAAAGAATCTTAACTCTATATTGAAAACTTACGCCAGTGCGTTAGAACTGATTATAACAGCGGTAGTttgttatttattgtttaatatTTTGATCACTTGGGGTACGGTGATATCTATATGTCTAGTCAGTATAGCGGTGGGAATGTATATGAAAAATCCAGTAAATAATGCGATTATAGATGAATCCGCAAAGGGTAAAGATCAGAAGCCCTTACTAGAGGAAGTTTGA
- the LOC125231152 gene encoding UDP-galactose transporter senju isoform X1 — translation MKELQNLFPNKEGFITFALYIILFVFQGVFVTASKNAHGGYSYNTTLVVFLTELLKLVASATLYSYRRNVFDKPHIFRAVALNYKLLLLYFIPSLLYCFYNNLAFVNLSHYDPTSYYILLQFRVVLTAILFQCLFQRKLTLMQWVSLGILTLGCILKNFDAASVQSKTADASLWSHVFNIYFLSINFQNFCSCLAGTYNEYLLKKQGASVDIFLQNVFMYLDSVICNFFILMLKGELGTVFDDFSSLANIFVILIIVNSAVVGIVTSFFLKNLNSILKTYASALELIITAVVCYLLFNILITWGTVISICLVSIAVGMYMKNPVNNAIIDESAKGKDQKPLLEEV, via the exons ATGAAAGAACTCCAAAATCTATTCCCTAATAAAGAGGGATTTATTACATTTGCTctgtacataatattatttgtatttCAAG GTGTGTTCGTGACTGCATCTAAGAACGCGCATGGAGGATATTCATATAATACGACTCTGGTGGTGTTTCTTACTGAGCTGTTAAAACTTGTGGCTTCCGCTACACTCTACTCATATAGACGAAA TGTATT TGACAAGCCCCACATTTTCCGAGCAGTGGCCTTGAACTACAAGCTCCTGTTGTTGTACTTCATCCCCTCGCTACTGTACTGCTTCTACAACAACTTGGCCTTCGTGAACCTCTCGCACTACGACCCGACATCCTACTACATACTGCTGCAGTTCCGGGTCGTGCTCACTGCTATACTATTTCAG TGTCTCTTCCAAAGGAAGCTGACATTAATGCAATGGGTCTCCCTTGGCATCCTGACCCTCGGCTGCATACTCAAGAACTTCGACGCCGCCTCCGTCCAGTCCAAGACCGCAGATGCCAGCCTCTGGTCGCACGTATTCAACATATACTTCCTATCCATCAACTTCCAGAACTTCTGCTCATGCCTAGCCGGCACTTACAACGAATACCTTCTCAAGAAACAAGGCGCCAGCGTAGACATATTCTTACAAAATGTATTCATGTATCTAGACTCCGTTATCTGTAATTTCTTCATACTTATGCTTAAAGGCGAACTAGGAACTGTCTTTGACGATTTCAGCTCGTTAGCGAATATTTTTGTGATACTTATTATTGTAAATAGTGCCGTTGTAGGTATAGTGACTAGCTTTTTCTTAAAGAATCTTAACTCTATATTGAAAACTTACGCCAGTGCGTTAGAACTGATTATAACAGCGGTAGTttgttatttattgtttaatatTTTGATCACTTGGGGTACGGTGATATCTATATGTCTAGTCAGTATAGCGGTGGGAATGTATATGAAAAATCCAGTAAATAATGCGATTATAGATGAATCCGCAAAGGGTAAAGATCAGAAGCCCTTACTAGAGGAAGTTTGA